A window of Streptomyces sp. SAI-127 contains these coding sequences:
- a CDS encoding RecQ family ATP-dependent DNA helicase, with protein MTHTSKTELREAADGILVRLVGDSTGSARLREDQWRAIEALVADKRRALVVQRTGWGKSAVYFVATALLRERGAGPTVIVSPLLALMRNQVEAAARAGIHARTINSSNPEEWETIRAEIAAGTVDVLLVSPERLNNPDFRDNVLPELSAATGLLVVDEAHCISDWGHDFRPDYRRLRTMLTDLPPGVPVLATTATANARVTADVAEQLGTGTGSDALVLRGPLDRESLSLGVLQLPDAAHRLAWLADHLDDLPGSGIIYTLTVAAAEEITAFLRQCGHTVASYTGKTENAERQQAEEALLANKVKALVATSALGMGFDKPDLGFVVHVGSPSSPIAYYQQVGRAGRGVEHAEVLLLPGREDEAIWSYFASVAFPPEESVRRTLDALARADRPLSLPALEPLVELNRTRLEIMLKVLDVDGAVHRVKGGWIATGAPWSYDSERYAWVAKQRATEQQAMRDYVTTTGCRMEFLRLQLDDEQAASCGRCDNCAGPRFTADISSAALDTAGGSLARAGVVVEPRRMWPTGLPSIGVDLKGRIPPGEQALPGRALGRMSDIGWGNRLRPLLAPQTPDAPAPDDVANAVVTVLADWAKSPDGWASGAPDAPARPVGVVTVPSHSRPQLVTSLGSRISTVGRIPFLGSLAYTDHSDDLSLPRSNSAQRLRALHGALTIPPSLREALQAAGGPVLLVDDMTETGWTLAVAARLLLRSGAQGVLPLVLAVRG; from the coding sequence ATGACGCACACGAGCAAGACGGAGCTGCGCGAGGCTGCCGACGGGATCCTCGTCCGGCTCGTCGGGGACAGCACCGGATCGGCGCGACTGCGCGAGGACCAGTGGCGGGCGATCGAGGCGCTGGTCGCCGACAAGCGCCGGGCCCTGGTCGTTCAGCGCACGGGATGGGGCAAGTCCGCGGTGTATTTCGTGGCGACGGCCCTGCTGCGCGAGCGCGGTGCCGGGCCGACCGTGATCGTCTCTCCGCTGCTCGCGCTCATGCGCAACCAGGTCGAGGCCGCCGCCCGCGCCGGCATCCACGCCCGGACCATCAACTCCTCCAACCCCGAGGAGTGGGAGACCATCCGCGCCGAGATCGCCGCGGGCACCGTGGACGTGCTGCTCGTGAGCCCCGAGCGGCTCAACAACCCGGACTTCCGCGACAACGTCCTGCCGGAGCTGTCTGCCGCCACCGGCCTTCTCGTCGTCGACGAGGCGCACTGCATCTCCGACTGGGGCCATGACTTCCGCCCCGACTACCGCCGTCTGCGCACCATGCTCACTGATCTCCCTCCCGGGGTGCCTGTGCTGGCCACCACCGCCACGGCCAATGCCCGGGTCACCGCCGACGTGGCGGAGCAGTTGGGCACCGGCACCGGCTCGGACGCGCTGGTCCTGCGCGGCCCGCTCGACCGCGAGAGCCTCAGCCTCGGTGTTCTCCAGCTCCCCGACGCCGCCCACCGGCTGGCCTGGCTCGCCGATCACCTGGACGACCTGCCGGGCTCCGGGATCATCTACACGCTGACAGTCGCCGCCGCCGAGGAGATCACCGCCTTCCTGCGGCAGTGCGGGCACACCGTCGCCTCGTACACGGGAAAGACGGAGAACGCCGAACGCCAGCAGGCCGAGGAAGCCCTCCTCGCGAACAAGGTCAAGGCGCTGGTGGCCACCTCCGCGCTCGGCATGGGGTTCGACAAACCCGACCTCGGCTTCGTCGTCCACGTCGGTTCGCCGTCCTCCCCCATCGCCTACTACCAGCAGGTCGGCCGCGCCGGACGCGGCGTCGAGCACGCCGAGGTGCTGCTCCTGCCCGGCCGCGAGGACGAGGCGATCTGGTCGTACTTCGCCTCCGTCGCGTTCCCGCCCGAAGAATCCGTACGGCGCACCCTGGACGCCCTCGCCCGAGCGGACCGGCCGCTGTCACTGCCCGCGCTCGAACCGCTGGTGGAGCTCAACCGCACCCGCTTGGAGATCATGCTGAAGGTGCTGGACGTGGACGGTGCGGTCCATCGGGTCAAGGGCGGCTGGATCGCCACCGGAGCACCCTGGTCGTACGACTCCGAGCGCTACGCCTGGGTCGCCAAGCAGCGCGCCACCGAGCAGCAGGCCATGCGCGACTACGTCACCACCACGGGCTGCCGTATGGAGTTCCTGAGGCTGCAGCTGGACGACGAGCAGGCGGCCTCCTGCGGCCGCTGCGACAACTGCGCCGGACCCCGCTTCACCGCCGACATCTCCTCGGCCGCCCTGGACACGGCGGGCGGCTCGCTCGCCCGCGCCGGTGTCGTGGTGGAGCCCCGCCGAATGTGGCCCACCGGGCTCCCCTCCATCGGCGTCGACCTCAAGGGCCGTATCCCACCCGGCGAACAGGCCTTGCCGGGCCGGGCGCTCGGGCGGATGTCGGACATCGGCTGGGGCAACCGCCTTCGCCCGCTGCTCGCACCCCAGACTCCGGACGCTCCCGCCCCCGACGATGTGGCGAACGCAGTCGTGACCGTGCTGGCCGACTGGGCCAAGTCGCCCGACGGTTGGGCGTCCGGCGCCCCGGACGCACCGGCCCGGCCGGTGGGGGTGGTCACCGTTCCCTCGCACAGTCGGCCCCAGTTGGTCACATCCCTCGGAAGCCGGATCTCCACCGTCGGCCGCATCCCGTTCCTGGGGTCCCTCGCATACACGGACCACTCCGACGATCTTTCGCTGCCCCGCTCCAACAGCGCTCAGCGCCTGCGCGCCCTGCACGGAGCGCTCACCATCCCTCCGTCCCTGCGAGAGGCACTGCAGGCAGCCGGGGGCCCTGTCCTGCTTGTCGACGACATGACCGAGACCGGCTGGACCCTCGCGGTCGCCGCCCGGCTGCTGTTGCGGTCAGGTGCCCAGGGGGTGTTGCCTCTGGTTCTGGCCGTACGTGGCTGA